The genomic window AGTATCCCCTGGCCATCCGCCATCTGCGGATGGCGTTGGCGCAGGCGCGCGAGATGGGGCTGCTGGGCGAGAATATCCTCGGATCGGGGTTCAGTTTCGATTTGATCGTGAAGGAGGGCGCGGGGGCGTTCGTCTGCGGCGAGGAGACGGCGCTGATGGCTTCGCTCCAGGGTGAGCGCGGGCAACCGTGGCCGCGTCCGCCCTATCCGGCGGTGGCGGGCGTGTGGGGCCTGCCCAGCAATGTCAACAATGTCAAGAGCTATGCCTATACGCCGCGGATTTTGCGGCTGGGTGCGGACTGGTTCCGGGGCCTGGGCACACCGGGCAGCCCTGGCACGGCCGTGTTTGCGCTCACCGGCCAGGTGCAGCGCACGGGGTTGATCGAGGTGCCGATGGGTATCACCATGCGCGAGATCATCTACGATGTGGGCGGCGGCATCTCGCTCGACCAGCCGTTCAAGGCCGTGCAGACGGGCGGGCCTCTGGGCGGGTGTCTGCCGGCGGCCTATCTCGATACGCCGGTGGATTTCGATTCGCTGCGGGCGGCGGGCGCAGTCATGGGGTCGGGCGGGATGATCGTGGCCGACCAGGGCACCTGCATGGTCGAGTTTGCCAAGTATTTCATGAAGTTCGTGGTGGATGAGAGCTGCGGCAAGTGCCCACCCTGCCGGCTCGGTTCGTTGCGGATGCTGGAGGTGTTGGAGCGGATCACGGCTGGCGAGGCGGAGATGGAAGACCTGGATGAGTTGAAGCGGCTGGCAAAGGGGATGCAGCAGGGTTCGCTCTGCGGTCTGGGCCAGTTGGCGCCCTCGCCCGTGCTCTCGGTGCTGCGCCATTTCGAGTCCGAGTTCCACGCCCATGTGTTGGACCGGGCCTGCCCGGCCAAGAAGTGCAAGGCGCTGATTTCGTTCGAGATCATCCCCGAATTGTGCACCGGCTGCATGGTCTGTGGCCGCAGTTGCGGCGCTCACGCCATCAGCGGCAAGAAGTTGCAGCCGCACGAGATCGATCCCGACTTGTGCGAGCGCTGCGGCATGTGCGCCGAGGTGTGCAAGTTCGACGCCATCGTGATCAAGTCCCCGCGGGAGGTTGTGTTGGCGGGATGAGACGCGTATCAGGTGCGACGCACTTCCGAAAGTGCGTCGCACCTCCAGTCGATATCAGCAGATTATGACCCTCCTATCTGAAGTTGGCCTGCGCAGTACAATCCACGGCA from Caldilineales bacterium includes these protein-coding regions:
- a CDS encoding NADH-quinone oxidoreductase subunit NuoF, whose amino-acid sequence is MEAIAFEVLAERRAQARQLYVGKQASAVYITIGMGTCGIAAGAHESLHAIERELEKRGLSATIQQVGCVGMCSYEPMVEIQTAGRTRINYGGATAKHMGEVFGHYFDGGKLKRAVVVGEVIPTITESHGHELHSLSFVEPETKARIPFQAKQLRIVLSNCGLIDPESIDDYLAVDGYSALERVLATMTPEQVIEEMKQSGLRGRGGGGFSAGMKWELARKTQRWPKYVICNADEGDPGAFMDRSVLEGDPHSVIEGMTIAAYAIGAEYGYIYCRAEYPLAIRHLRMALAQAREMGLLGENILGSGFSFDLIVKEGAGAFVCGEETALMASLQGERGQPWPRPPYPAVAGVWGLPSNVNNVKSYAYTPRILRLGADWFRGLGTPGSPGTAVFALTGQVQRTGLIEVPMGITMREIIYDVGGGISLDQPFKAVQTGGPLGGCLPAAYLDTPVDFDSLRAAGAVMGSGGMIVADQGTCMVEFAKYFMKFVVDESCGKCPPCRLGSLRMLEVLERITAGEAEMEDLDELKRLAKGMQQGSLCGLGQLAPSPVLSVLRHFESEFHAHVLDRACPAKKCKALISFEIIPELCTGCMVCGRSCGAHAISGKKLQPHEIDPDLCERCGMCAEVCKFDAIVIKSPREVVLAG